GGCAAGCCGCAGCACACTTTTCACAACCGATGCAAGTCGTCAGGTCGAAGCGGTGGAATCCGCGATAACGAGCTTTCACCGGAACCGGAGTTTCCGGATATTCGTAAATTTCGGCAAAGGCTTTTCGCTGGTAGGTCTTCCCCATTGTAAAGAGGGTGATCCACATTCCCTTGATCACTGTCGAAACAGCAATCCAGACGTTGCGAAACCAGTCAAACATGATCCATTGACCTGTTGGGCGTTCTCGATAGAGAGTCACGATTGTTTTGATGTGGCGGCGAATTGCACTGATGGCGATTCCACACACGTCCACAACCAAACGTAACTCGTTCGCTGAAAAGCATTATAGGTGTGGCGTCGCCCGCCGCAACCGATCTGTCTGGCATGGATTTCGTCATTCCCGAAGTCGGGAGATGATCGCAGCGTTCACAGCAAGAACTGAGGATTTCGCCTTAAAAAACGGTCCAGTCGAGGATGACTTTTCCAGATTGTCCGGAATTCATCACGTCAAAACCCTTCTGGAACTCATCGGCACCGAAACGGTGAGTGATGACTGGAGTGAGATCGAGCCCCCCTTGCAGCATGACCGTCATCTTGTACCAGGTCTCATACATCTCTCGACCGTAGATGCCTTTGATGGTCAGCATGTTGAAAATAACGATGTTCCAGTCAATTTCGATCGGTCGGGGCGGAATCCCAAGCATGGCGACCTTTCCGCCGTGACACATATTCTCGAGCATTTCACGGAACGCAGACTCATTTCCGGACATTTCGAGTCCGACGTCGAAGCCCTCCTTCATTCCCAATTCTTCCTGAACGTCCTTGATGCGCTCGGATCGGACATCGACGACTCGTGTTGCTCCCAGCTTCTTGGCGAGTTCCAGCCTCCACGGATTGACATCTGTGACAACGACAAACCTTGCCCCCGCGTACTGGCAGACGGCAGCTGCCATACAGCCGATGGGACCTGCTCCGGTGATCAACACATCTTCCCCGAGCACGTCAAAGGACAAAGCCGTGTGAACGGCGTTCCCGTACGGATCGAAGATGGAAGCGACCTCGCGATCGATGTCATCAGCGTGATGCCAGACATTGGTTTGCGGAATGGAAATGTATTCCGCGAATGCCCCTGGTCGGTTCACACCAATGCCAGAGGTGTCTGCACAGAGATGACGTCGGCCAGCGAGGCAGTTCCGACAGTGGCCGCAGACAACATGCCCCTCTCCACTGACGATCTCGCCGGGGTAGAAGTCTTTGACGTTATCACCGACTTCGATGATTTCCCCGACGAACTCGTGACCAACCACCATGGGAACAGGAATCGTCTGGCTGGCCCATGCGTCCCAATTGTAGATGTGGAGATCCGTGCCGCAGATGCCGGTCTTCTCAACGCGGATGAGAACGTCGTTGATTCCGACGTTCGGCATGGGAACGTCTTCCAGCCATAGTCCAATTTCAGAACGACTCTTTACCAGCGCTTTCATTGAAATCTCAATGCAATTTGGATTGGTCAACGCGATTGGAACAGGGCTCCGCCAACGCGATTGTAGCGAGGTCCACAGGCAAAGGTGAGAGCCAGAATTTCTGAATTCGATGTGATCAGGGATGTCGTATGTATCGACAGTTGTTCACATCAAGCTGCCTGATGATGTCATGGTTCATGGTCGAGCGAAAACTCTCGTCGATATCAAACTTCACCACTTTCTCTCGGCTTCTTCATTTGCTCGCACGATCGTGACACATTGAAACTGTGAGCGGTTCACAGTCGGCATACGCATGACTAGAGTGAGTCCATGCAGTCTGTGTTGTGTCATCGGACTGCTTACTGATATTCCGTTTGTGAAGAGTCCGTCGTGAAGATCGCATTTCTCCCAATGTCTTTTCGTTCCCTCATGCTGCTTTTCGTGGCGTGTTTGGGGTTTGCTTCTTCACTTGCTGCACAGGAGGAGAGCGGCGAGTCTCCTCGGCGGATTTATCTCGACGAGTTTCGTCCGACTCCAGTCCTGAAAGTTGACGAACATATCTTGCACTCGGCGAAGTTCCCTTGCGTGAATGTGCATTCTCATCCGGGGAAATTGTCGTTGGAAGAAGTCAACGACATGGTTGACACGATGGATGAGGCCAACATCGCTGTCAGCGTCAGTCTCGATGGGCCGGCTGGGCGGAAATTCGCGGATCACATCCATTTGCTCAAACAAGCTCACCCAGATCGTTTTGTGGTCTTTATGCGAATCGACTACATCGGAGACGGTGACCAAGACGATCCGTCAACGTGGGACGTTCATCGTAAGGGTTACGGATTGCGAATGGCCGATCAACTCACAGAGGCAGTTCGACAGGGTGCGAGTGGATTGAAAGTTTGGAAGAATCTGGGGTTGTACCTGAAGGACCTCGAGGGGAACTTAATCCCGCCAGATGATCCTCGCTTCGATCCGGTTTGGTCGCGGGCGGGCGAGTTGGGAGTTCCCGTGCTTTGGCATTGTGCTGACCCTGTTGCGTTCTTCACCCCGACCAATGAGTACAACGAACGCTGGGAAGAACTCTATCGCCACCCTGAATGGAGTTTTTATGGGGAGGAATTTCCAAGTCATCAGGAACTGATGGAAGCGCGCAACCGGGTGATCGCTCGACATCCCGAGACGACATTCATTTGTGCGCACATGGGCGACATTCCGGAAGATCTGGAAACGCTCGGCAACTATCTCGACGCTTTACCGAACATGCAGGTCGAGATTGCAGCCCGGGTTGCGGAACTGGGGCGACAACCGTACTCAGCTCGCAAGTTCTTTCTGAAGTACTCCGATCGAATCATGTTCGGGACTGATGGAGTCCCGCCCATGTCAGAATTGATTCCGCATTTCCGTTTTCTCGAAACGTGGGACGAGAATTTTCCCTACGAAGACAATCCGTTTCCACCGCAGGGATTGTGGAACATCTACGGGATCGGGTTGCCGGATAGCGTGCTTGAAAAGGTGTACTACAAGAATGCGGCGCGAGTCATTCCCGGAGTTTCGGAAGCACTCTCAAAATGGCCGGACCGTGCGAGCGCAAACGGTCCGGCACAGCCGTGAAAGATCGAGTCGATTTGACGTTCGGCGAACGTCGTTGAAAGTCTCGATCAATCACATCTGAGAGTGTCTCGAAGCTACTTGCGCAAGCTGCACGAGCAGTTTTGAGAGAAACTCT
The sequence above is drawn from the Thalassoglobus sp. JC818 genome and encodes:
- the tdh gene encoding L-threonine 3-dehydrogenase, encoding MKALVKSRSEIGLWLEDVPMPNVGINDVLIRVEKTGICGTDLHIYNWDAWASQTIPVPMVVGHEFVGEIIEVGDNVKDFYPGEIVSGEGHVVCGHCRNCLAGRRHLCADTSGIGVNRPGAFAEYISIPQTNVWHHADDIDREVASIFDPYGNAVHTALSFDVLGEDVLITGAGPIGCMAAAVCQYAGARFVVVTDVNPWRLELAKKLGATRVVDVRSERIKDVQEELGMKEGFDVGLEMSGNESAFREMLENMCHGGKVAMLGIPPRPIEIDWNIVIFNMLTIKGIYGREMYETWYKMTVMLQGGLDLTPVITHRFGADEFQKGFDVMNSGQSGKVILDWTVF
- a CDS encoding amidohydrolase family protein, yielding MSFRSLMLLFVACLGFASSLAAQEESGESPRRIYLDEFRPTPVLKVDEHILHSAKFPCVNVHSHPGKLSLEEVNDMVDTMDEANIAVSVSLDGPAGRKFADHIHLLKQAHPDRFVVFMRIDYIGDGDQDDPSTWDVHRKGYGLRMADQLTEAVRQGASGLKVWKNLGLYLKDLEGNLIPPDDPRFDPVWSRAGELGVPVLWHCADPVAFFTPTNEYNERWEELYRHPEWSFYGEEFPSHQELMEARNRVIARHPETTFICAHMGDIPEDLETLGNYLDALPNMQVEIAARVAELGRQPYSARKFFLKYSDRIMFGTDGVPPMSELIPHFRFLETWDENFPYEDNPFPPQGLWNIYGIGLPDSVLEKVYYKNAARVIPGVSEALSKWPDRASANGPAQP